A single window of Thermodesulfobacteriota bacterium DNA harbors:
- a CDS encoding DUF166 family protein, with amino-acid sequence AKAVIAPIDNKAFLTTGLARQLKRKLEAKGIEFLYPMTFCTLNEKMTPTDLVQEFLRYFGRPKVEIDFENEKVKAVRVLRDAPCGNTRYVAEHLLGAHWKDAVENAGILHHNHPCMATMTMDPELGDTLMHHAGLQIKMAVEEAIKKNREA; translated from the coding sequence GGGCCAAGGCCGTGATCGCTCCCATCGATAATAAGGCCTTCCTGACCACGGGATTGGCAAGGCAACTGAAAAGGAAACTCGAGGCAAAGGGAATCGAGTTCCTTTATCCCATGACCTTCTGCACCCTGAACGAGAAGATGACCCCAACCGATCTCGTCCAGGAGTTTCTTCGTTATTTCGGGAGGCCCAAGGTGGAGATCGACTTCGAGAACGAGAAGGTGAAGGCGGTCAGGGTCCTCCGGGATGCCCCCTGTGGAAATACCCGGTATGTCGCAGAACACCTTTTAGGAGCCCACTGGAAAGATGCGGTGGAAAATGCGGGCATCCTCCACCACAATCACCCCTGCATGGCCACCATGACGATGGACCCGGAACTGGGCGACACGCTGATGCACCATGCAGGATTGCAGATAAAAATGGCTGTGGA